The Ralstonia wenshanensis genome includes a region encoding these proteins:
- a CDS encoding SPFH domain-containing protein codes for MSLSSFIKKQFIDILQWTESEDGVLAWRYPMQDMEIQNGGTLVVRDSQMAMFVNEGQIADVFGAGTFKLTTQTLPVLTYLKNWDKLFESPFKSDVYYFSTRQQLGRRWGTPQPVTVRDKDFGMVRLRAFGVYAYHVADPKLFYQQVSGTRDIYTVDEVEAQLAPVIMGAMATAFGESGVPFLDLAANQMLMSNKVREALLPQFTQYGLALDSFQVSSVTLPDELQAALDRRISMDMTGDMQRFTQYQTAESLPLAARNEGGIAGTGAGLAAGLAMGQAMADSLRTAVQGNAGGAAAPAAQPAAAAPAAPAADDPAARLAKLKELLDKGLITQADFDAGKAAVLKALTGG; via the coding sequence GTGAGCCTGTCCAGTTTCATCAAGAAGCAGTTCATCGACATCCTGCAATGGACGGAAAGCGAAGACGGCGTGCTCGCCTGGCGCTATCCGATGCAGGACATGGAAATCCAGAACGGCGGCACCCTGGTCGTGCGCGACTCGCAGATGGCGATGTTCGTCAACGAAGGGCAGATTGCTGACGTGTTCGGTGCCGGCACCTTCAAGCTGACCACGCAGACGCTGCCCGTTCTTACGTATCTGAAGAACTGGGACAAGCTGTTCGAGTCCCCCTTCAAGTCCGACGTCTACTACTTCAGCACGCGCCAGCAGCTTGGCCGCCGCTGGGGCACGCCGCAGCCGGTGACGGTGCGCGACAAGGATTTCGGCATGGTGCGCCTGCGCGCCTTTGGCGTGTACGCCTACCATGTGGCCGATCCGAAGCTGTTCTACCAGCAGGTGAGCGGCACGCGCGACATCTACACCGTCGATGAAGTCGAGGCGCAACTCGCCCCCGTCATCATGGGTGCGATGGCCACGGCATTTGGCGAATCCGGCGTGCCGTTCCTCGACCTGGCCGCCAACCAGATGCTGATGTCGAACAAGGTGCGCGAGGCGCTGCTGCCGCAGTTCACGCAGTACGGCTTGGCGCTCGACAGCTTCCAGGTGTCCAGCGTCACGCTGCCCGACGAACTGCAGGCTGCGCTGGACCGCCGCATCAGCATGGACATGACCGGCGACATGCAGCGCTTCACGCAGTACCAGACGGCCGAATCGCTGCCGCTGGCCGCACGCAACGAAGGCGGCATCGCAGGTACGGGTGCCGGCCTGGCAGCAGGCTTGGCGATGGGCCAGGCGATGGCCGACAGCCTGCGTACGGCGGTGCAGGGTAACGCGGGTGGGGCGGCTGCTCCGGCGGCTCAACCTGCGGCTGCGGCACCGGCTGCACCCGCAGCGGACGACCCTGCCGCACGCCTGGCCAAACTCAAGGAGCTGCTCGACAAGGGCCTCATCACGCAAGCTGACTTTGACGCCGGCAAGGCTGCCGTGCTCAAGGCGCTGACCGGAGGCTGA
- a CDS encoding DUF350 domain-containing protein produces MPDMTASVIAYASHLLAGAVVFSGFFFIYLRLTPYDEVKLIREGNIAAALSLAGALLGFVLTIASSITHADGLVPFLFWAVMASVVQLIVFLVLTRLMPDYRLQIEHNNIAAGMLFGVSALAVGVINAACLS; encoded by the coding sequence ATGCCCGACATGACCGCTTCCGTGATCGCCTACGCCTCGCACCTGCTGGCGGGCGCCGTGGTGTTTTCCGGCTTCTTCTTCATCTACCTGCGCCTGACGCCGTATGACGAGGTCAAGCTGATCCGCGAAGGCAATATTGCGGCGGCGCTGTCGCTGGCCGGTGCGCTGCTCGGCTTCGTGCTCACCATCGCGTCGAGCATCACGCACGCCGATGGCCTGGTGCCCTTCCTGTTCTGGGCGGTGATGGCGTCGGTGGTGCAGCTGATCGTCTTCCTGGTGCTCACGCGGCTGATGCCCGACTACCGCTTGCAGATCGAACACAACAATATCGCCGCCGGTATGCTGTTTGGCGTGAGCGCATTGGCCGTTGGCGTGATCAACGCGGCGTGCCTGTCGTGA
- a CDS encoding polyamine aminopropyltransferase, which translates to MSTPQPDATYEPTQPAGRGNALLVLAVFVVASCGLAYELIAGALASYLLGDSILQFSSIIGAYLFAMGIGSWLSRYVADDALLARFVDLELLVGLFGGVSAAALFALFALESAPFRLVLYALVTVIGVLVGMEIPLVMRMLHRRQAKFSDLVSRVLTFDYLGALAVSLLFPLVLAPRLGLVRTGFLFGLFNTAIAVWTLWHFRAELALSARMRTAMAWRAGAVAAALLAGFGASDKLTHWSERALFGDEIIHAISSPYQRLVVTRWKDDLRLYINGNLQFSSRDEYRYHEALVLPALESVRGARRVLVLGGGDGLALRQILKYPQIEHVTLVDLDPRMTNLFSHAEALVALNQHAFSDPRVTVVNADAAQWMQTATDMFDVAIVDFPDPSSFSIGKLYSVPFYRLLSRHVADTGLVVIQATSPYFAPRSYWCVDATLKEAGYRTWPYHALVPSFGEWGFILAAPGRADFKPPTSYRVPTRFLDADTTHQMFSFAPDMPRPQVEPNRLNNQSLVRYFEEDWHGVLR; encoded by the coding sequence ATGTCGACGCCGCAGCCTGACGCCACATACGAACCCACGCAGCCTGCGGGCCGCGGCAATGCCTTGCTGGTCCTCGCCGTCTTCGTGGTGGCCTCATGCGGGCTGGCGTACGAATTGATTGCCGGGGCACTGGCTTCGTACCTGCTGGGTGATTCCATCCTGCAGTTCTCTTCCATCATCGGCGCCTATCTGTTTGCCATGGGAATCGGCTCGTGGCTCTCACGCTACGTGGCCGACGACGCGCTGCTCGCCCGCTTTGTCGATCTGGAATTGCTGGTCGGGCTGTTTGGCGGCGTGTCTGCGGCGGCATTGTTTGCGTTGTTTGCACTGGAGTCGGCGCCGTTCCGGCTGGTGCTGTATGCGCTGGTTACGGTGATCGGCGTGCTGGTCGGCATGGAGATCCCGCTGGTGATGCGCATGCTGCATCGGCGGCAGGCCAAGTTCTCCGATCTCGTCAGCCGCGTGCTGACGTTCGATTACCTCGGCGCGCTGGCCGTGTCGCTGCTGTTTCCGCTGGTGCTGGCGCCGCGCCTGGGGCTGGTGCGCACCGGCTTCCTGTTCGGCCTGTTCAATACGGCGATTGCGGTCTGGACGCTCTGGCATTTCCGTGCCGAGCTGGCGCTCTCGGCCCGCATGCGCACGGCGATGGCGTGGCGCGCCGGCGCAGTGGCAGCGGCATTGCTCGCGGGCTTTGGCGCATCGGACAAGCTCACGCACTGGTCTGAACGTGCGCTCTTTGGCGACGAGATCATCCATGCAATTTCCTCGCCGTATCAACGGCTGGTGGTGACACGCTGGAAGGATGACCTGCGCCTGTACATCAACGGCAACCTGCAGTTTTCGTCGCGCGACGAATACCGCTATCACGAGGCGCTCGTGCTTCCTGCGCTGGAATCCGTGCGCGGTGCGCGGCGCGTGCTGGTGCTGGGCGGCGGCGACGGCCTCGCGCTGCGGCAGATACTGAAGTACCCGCAAATCGAGCACGTCACGCTGGTTGACCTGGACCCGCGCATGACGAACCTGTTCTCGCACGCCGAGGCGCTCGTCGCGCTCAATCAGCATGCGTTCAGCGACCCGCGCGTGACGGTGGTCAACGCTGATGCCGCGCAATGGATGCAGACCGCTACCGACATGTTCGACGTGGCCATCGTGGATTTTCCAGACCCATCCAGCTTCAGCATCGGCAAGCTGTATTCGGTGCCGTTCTATCGGCTGCTGTCGCGCCATGTGGCGGATACGGGCCTGGTCGTCATTCAAGCGACGTCGCCCTATTTCGCGCCGCGTTCGTATTGGTGTGTGGATGCGACGCTGAAGGAAGCCGGCTATCGCACGTGGCCCTATCACGCGCTGGTGCCGTCGTTTGGCGAATGGGGTTTCATCCTGGCGGCGCCGGGCCGCGCGGATTTCAAACCGCCTACGTCGTACCGCGTGCCGACGCGCTTCCTGGATGCCGACACCACGCATCAGATGTTCAGCTTCGCGCCCGACATGCCGCGCCCGCAGGTGGAGCCCAACCGGCTGAACAACCAGTCGCTGGTGCGGTATTTCGAAGAAGACTGGCACGGCGTGCTGCGCTGA
- a CDS encoding FAD-dependent oxidoreductase produces MNSRRSFLVGAAAAGVAAAGAASWAGFRAFTEITPNVRMPGQAAGHQLRDLRALPAPSETRRVGVAICGSGIGGLSCAWRLAKGGRRDVVVVEGPERYGNAAGGAFGTQRFPTGAHYLPLPSMESTHVREMLADFGVIERDPFSLRPTYDERVLVHAPDERLWLGNRWQDGFVPHEGITEAERAEHTRFFAQIDSLRQTKGADGRRIFAVPTALSSADPAWRALDALTFRDWLHREGYRAATLHWYADYCCRDDYGATADHVSAWAGIAYFASRGGMASNAEQGTVLTWPEGLDWMAERLFEAAGLNEPGRLLPGSAARIGTTNEAGARVFADVLQADGRVVRLLADHVVSAMPLHVAKHIVEGFDVPAAELPEAAPWLLANLLIDGFPPEHDDTPLAWDNVVYRGTGLGYVVANHQDIRVGPPAQSVFTAYVALSDMTPKAAREWLLQASPQALLDRALADLDAVYGIRLRTQIRRADLTLRGHAMAIPTPGFLSRPDIARLRESAGPIHYAHADLSGYSVFEEAAWWGDRAARRILAG; encoded by the coding sequence ATGAACAGCAGACGCAGCTTTCTGGTGGGCGCAGCAGCGGCCGGCGTGGCCGCTGCGGGTGCCGCTTCGTGGGCAGGCTTTCGGGCCTTTACGGAAATCACGCCCAACGTGCGCATGCCGGGTCAGGCTGCGGGCCACCAACTGCGCGACTTGCGTGCGTTGCCTGCACCATCGGAAACGCGCCGCGTGGGCGTGGCCATCTGCGGCAGCGGCATCGGCGGATTGAGCTGCGCTTGGCGGCTGGCAAAAGGCGGCCGGCGCGACGTGGTGGTCGTGGAAGGCCCCGAGCGCTATGGCAATGCCGCTGGCGGCGCCTTCGGTACGCAGCGCTTCCCGACGGGTGCGCATTACCTGCCGCTGCCGTCGATGGAATCGACGCACGTGCGCGAGATGCTGGCCGACTTTGGCGTGATCGAACGCGACCCGTTTTCGCTGCGTCCGACGTACGACGAACGCGTGCTCGTACACGCGCCCGATGAACGCCTGTGGCTGGGCAATCGCTGGCAAGACGGCTTCGTGCCGCACGAGGGCATTACCGAAGCGGAGCGCGCCGAGCACACACGGTTCTTCGCCCAAATCGACAGCCTGCGTCAAACCAAGGGCGCCGATGGCCGCCGCATCTTTGCTGTGCCGACAGCGCTTTCGTCCGCAGACCCGGCATGGCGCGCGCTCGATGCACTGACCTTTCGCGACTGGCTGCACCGCGAGGGCTACCGCGCCGCCACGCTGCACTGGTATGCCGACTACTGCTGCCGCGACGATTACGGCGCCACGGCAGATCACGTCTCAGCATGGGCCGGCATTGCGTACTTCGCCAGCCGCGGCGGCATGGCGAGCAATGCCGAGCAGGGCACCGTGCTGACGTGGCCTGAGGGGCTGGACTGGATGGCGGAGCGGCTGTTCGAAGCCGCCGGACTGAATGAGCCAGGACGCTTGCTACCTGGCAGCGCCGCGCGCATCGGCACGACGAACGAAGCCGGCGCACGCGTCTTCGCCGATGTGCTGCAGGCAGACGGCCGCGTTGTCCGCTTGCTGGCCGATCACGTGGTCAGCGCGATGCCATTGCACGTTGCCAAGCACATCGTCGAGGGCTTTGATGTCCCCGCCGCCGAGTTGCCCGAAGCCGCGCCGTGGCTGCTTGCCAACCTGCTCATCGACGGCTTTCCACCCGAACACGACGACACACCACTGGCATGGGACAACGTGGTGTATCGAGGTACCGGCCTGGGCTACGTGGTGGCCAATCACCAGGACATTCGCGTCGGGCCGCCTGCGCAGAGCGTCTTCACGGCCTACGTGGCGTTGTCGGACATGACGCCCAAGGCGGCACGTGAATGGCTGCTGCAGGCATCGCCGCAAGCGCTGCTCGATCGCGCGCTGGCCGATCTGGATGCGGTGTACGGCATTCGCCTGCGCACGCAGATCCGCCGGGCCGACCTGACGCTGCGCGGCCACGCGATGGCGATTCCCACACCGGGCTTTCTCTCGCGGCCAGACATTGCGCGCCTGCGTGAGAGCGCCGGGCCGATCCACTACGCGCATGCGGACCTGTCCGGCTATTCGGTTTTTGAAGAAGCGGCGTGGTGGGGGGATCGCGCGGCGCGGCGCATTCTGGCCGGCTGA
- a CDS encoding dienelactone hydrolase family protein: MTASQGSMISFKRPDGQDVQGYLAKPAKAEGAPGIVVIQEWWGLNDQIRGVADRLARAGYVALVPDLYRGKMTVEEEEAHHLMTNLNFGDAATQDVRGAVQYLKQTCDRVGVTGYCMGGALTLLTLCNVPEADAGVVWYGYPPLEYIDASKIKVPVQGHWGTQDNAFKIEGVDALEKKLVDAGVDVDFHRYLAHHAFANETAVGENRIAITQYDPVWAEHAWDRALTFFGRTLW, encoded by the coding sequence ATGACTGCATCGCAAGGATCCATGATCTCGTTCAAGCGCCCAGACGGGCAGGACGTCCAGGGCTATCTGGCCAAGCCGGCCAAGGCGGAAGGCGCCCCGGGCATCGTCGTCATCCAGGAGTGGTGGGGTTTGAACGACCAGATTCGCGGCGTGGCGGACCGCCTCGCACGCGCGGGCTACGTGGCCCTGGTGCCCGATCTCTATCGCGGCAAGATGACGGTCGAGGAGGAGGAAGCCCACCACTTGATGACCAACCTCAATTTTGGCGACGCGGCCACGCAGGACGTGCGCGGTGCAGTGCAATACCTCAAGCAGACCTGCGACCGCGTTGGCGTGACGGGCTACTGCATGGGCGGTGCGCTGACACTGCTGACGCTGTGTAACGTGCCGGAAGCGGATGCCGGCGTGGTCTGGTACGGCTACCCCCCGCTGGAATACATCGACGCCTCGAAGATCAAGGTGCCGGTGCAGGGTCACTGGGGCACGCAAGACAACGCCTTCAAGATCGAGGGCGTTGATGCACTGGAAAAGAAGCTCGTCGATGCCGGCGTCGATGTGGACTTCCACCGCTATCTCGCGCACCACGCGTTCGCCAATGAAACGGCCGTGGGCGAAAACCGCATCGCCATCACGCAGTACGACCCGGTGTGGGCCGAACATGCGTGGGACCGCGCGCTGACGTTCTTCGGCCGTACGCTCTGGTAA
- a CDS encoding DUF1304 domain-containing protein — protein MIKTLGLIAYLLVLLIHVYIVVLEMVLWKTRGPKVFRMTPEKAAETAAMASNQGLYNGFLVAALVIGLVAPDPTVNASFALFGLICVAVAGIWGAITVNKRILFVQTVPAVAALVLGWFA, from the coding sequence ATGATCAAAACCCTCGGCCTCATCGCCTACCTGCTCGTATTGCTGATTCACGTCTATATCGTTGTGCTGGAAATGGTGCTCTGGAAAACGCGCGGGCCCAAGGTCTTCCGCATGACGCCCGAGAAAGCCGCCGAGACCGCGGCCATGGCATCCAACCAGGGCCTGTACAACGGTTTCCTGGTGGCAGCGCTGGTGATTGGGTTGGTGGCGCCAGACCCGACCGTCAACGCATCTTTCGCGCTGTTCGGGCTGATTTGCGTGGCGGTGGCCGGCATCTGGGGCGCCATCACCGTCAACAAGCGGATTCTTTTCGTCCAGACGGTGCCGGCTGTGGCGGCGTTGGTGCTGGGGTGGTTCGCCTGA
- a CDS encoding YbhB/YbcL family Raf kinase inhibitor-like protein — protein MTLTLTSPAFAAGGEIPSRLTCEGADTSPPLAWTGAPAGTRSLALIVDDPDAPDPAAPKMTWVHWVLYNIPPATTSLAEDASRKGLPPGTRPGNNDWKRTAYGGPCPPVGRHRYYHKLYALNVELPELGAPTKAELERAMRGHVLAEAELVGTYQKHNR, from the coding sequence ATGACGCTCACCTTGACCTCGCCGGCCTTTGCCGCTGGCGGCGAAATCCCCAGCCGCCTGACATGTGAAGGCGCGGATACATCGCCGCCGCTTGCGTGGACCGGCGCTCCGGCCGGCACACGCAGTCTGGCACTCATCGTCGATGACCCCGACGCACCCGACCCCGCGGCGCCAAAGATGACGTGGGTCCACTGGGTGCTCTACAACATCCCGCCCGCCACCACTTCACTGGCGGAAGACGCGTCGCGCAAGGGACTGCCCCCCGGCACACGCCCCGGCAACAACGACTGGAAACGCACCGCATACGGCGGTCCCTGCCCGCCCGTCGGGCGCCATCGTTACTACCACAAGCTCTACGCGCTGAACGTGGAACTGCCCGAGCTTGGCGCACCTACCAAGGCCGAGCTGGAGCGGGCCATGCGTGGCCACGTGCTGGCTGAAGCCGAACTTGTCGGCACTTATCAGAAGCACAATCGCTGA
- a CDS encoding BON domain-containing protein: MMSARCLVLALLLAAPATHAEDDLQNRGHDPFFQISSGVANCPEPAGPRITEAEWKRDSHHRIEHGNHCWLEGRCRQFNSFAYDDEIAETAKRRLQWMSIHVPGWKQNTTLWVTIWERWMLVQGCVAPGYALAPFMTALRDVPDVERFINETTAHPERGVPYALFHKGAVAKP; this comes from the coding sequence ATGATGTCCGCACGCTGTCTTGTCCTGGCGCTGCTGCTGGCTGCGCCGGCCACCCACGCTGAAGACGATCTGCAGAACCGGGGTCACGACCCGTTCTTCCAGATTTCGTCGGGCGTAGCCAACTGCCCTGAGCCGGCCGGCCCGCGCATCACCGAGGCGGAATGGAAGCGTGATTCTCACCACCGAATCGAGCACGGCAACCATTGTTGGCTGGAAGGCCGCTGCCGCCAGTTCAACTCCTTCGCCTATGACGATGAGATTGCCGAGACTGCGAAGCGGCGCCTGCAATGGATGTCCATCCATGTGCCGGGATGGAAGCAGAACACCACGCTGTGGGTGACGATATGGGAGCGGTGGATGCTGGTGCAGGGCTGCGTGGCGCCGGGTTATGCGCTGGCGCCGTTCATGACCGCCCTGCGTGACGTGCCCGATGTCGAACGCTTCATCAACGAGACAACGGCACACCCGGAGCGTGGCGTGCCTTATGCGTTGTTCCACAAGGGCGCGGTTGCCAAGCCCTGA
- a CDS encoding NmrA family NAD(P)-binding protein translates to MFVIFGASGKVGGVTARALRNAGRPVRAVVRHARQGEVLAKLGCDIAIADLTDPASVASAIKGATAVQMLCPVPVRDADPASTMERMVDVAADALRANPPPAVLALSDYGAELDRGTGLTRLFHLLEERLKPLATHLTLLRSAEHAQNWAAMLPVMLATGRLPSLHQPLDRAFATVATQDVGALAAELLLEGPSGKTLRIVSVEGPRRVSLVDVARAFGAVVGREIVADALPRTAWAPMLQRAGLSANHVQLITELYDAVNAGQIDVEKGVSERRFGKTELHDVFASMLAAHVQSR, encoded by the coding sequence ATGTTTGTCATCTTTGGGGCGTCGGGCAAAGTCGGCGGCGTCACCGCCAGGGCGCTACGCAACGCGGGTCGGCCCGTGCGCGCGGTGGTCCGCCATGCCCGGCAAGGCGAGGTGCTGGCCAAGCTCGGCTGCGACATTGCGATTGCCGACCTGACAGATCCGGCTTCGGTCGCATCGGCCATCAAGGGCGCCACGGCCGTGCAGATGCTGTGTCCGGTGCCAGTGCGTGATGCGGACCCAGCGTCGACCATGGAGCGCATGGTCGACGTGGCCGCCGATGCGCTGCGCGCCAACCCGCCCCCGGCTGTCCTGGCCCTGTCGGACTACGGCGCTGAACTGGACCGGGGCACTGGCCTGACGCGGTTGTTTCATCTGCTGGAAGAGCGGCTCAAGCCGCTGGCGACCCATCTGACGCTGCTGCGTTCAGCAGAGCACGCGCAGAACTGGGCGGCGATGCTGCCCGTCATGCTGGCGACGGGGCGGCTGCCCAGCCTGCATCAACCATTGGATCGCGCATTTGCGACGGTCGCCACGCAAGACGTTGGTGCGCTGGCCGCCGAGTTGTTGCTGGAAGGGCCATCGGGCAAGACGCTGCGCATCGTCAGCGTGGAAGGCCCGCGCCGCGTGAGCCTGGTCGACGTGGCACGCGCGTTTGGCGCCGTCGTAGGCCGCGAGATTGTTGCCGATGCGCTGCCGCGCACCGCTTGGGCGCCGATGCTGCAACGCGCCGGTCTGAGCGCGAACCATGTACAGCTCATCACCGAACTGTACGACGCGGTCAACGCTGGGCAGATCGACGTAGAGAAGGGCGTATCCGAGCGGCGTTTCGGCAAGACCGAGCTGCACGATGTGTTTGCCTCGATGCTCGCGGCGCACGTGCAGTCCAGATAA
- a CDS encoding helix-turn-helix domain-containing protein, whose protein sequence is MNAITPAVMLEPAPVSLRSSEGLGWDGFAATLLGIRPGTYRVPAMAQHRVTVHVGAPVRANCVCDGRRYSGIQAPGDANVIPAGLPGIWTDDADCRILRIAITDTFVRRIGEQVGAPADITPRLQWRDARVRHLAAALGAELEAEDTSDALYAESLCTALVVRLLRGSHDAAEGAANSARMLAPRVAARVIDYIEAHLHQRLMLADLAAQAGLSVPHFNVLFRATLGVPVHRYVVQRRVERAKALLLDGRRSASQIALEVGFAHQSHMTQWMQRLLGVGPRDVVRAGKAAAASVDTLAT, encoded by the coding sequence ATGAACGCCATCACGCCCGCTGTCATGCTTGAACCCGCTCCAGTCAGCCTGCGCTCCAGCGAGGGGCTCGGCTGGGACGGCTTTGCCGCCACACTGCTCGGCATCCGGCCCGGCACGTACCGGGTGCCCGCCATGGCCCAGCACCGCGTTACCGTGCATGTCGGCGCGCCTGTGCGGGCGAACTGCGTATGCGACGGCCGCCGTTATTCGGGCATCCAGGCGCCCGGCGATGCGAACGTGATTCCGGCTGGCCTGCCTGGCATATGGACGGACGATGCCGACTGCCGGATTCTGCGCATCGCCATCACCGATACGTTTGTACGCCGCATCGGCGAACAGGTGGGTGCACCGGCAGACATCACGCCCCGTCTGCAATGGCGCGATGCGCGCGTGCGGCATCTTGCCGCGGCGCTGGGGGCCGAGCTGGAGGCGGAAGATACCTCCGATGCGTTGTATGCGGAAAGCCTGTGTACGGCGCTGGTCGTCCGACTGCTGCGCGGCAGTCACGATGCGGCCGAGGGGGCAGCCAACAGTGCTCGCATGCTGGCGCCCCGCGTGGCTGCACGCGTGATCGACTACATCGAAGCCCACCTGCACCAGCGCCTGATGCTGGCCGATCTGGCAGCGCAGGCTGGCTTGAGCGTGCCGCATTTCAACGTGCTGTTTCGTGCAACGCTGGGCGTGCCGGTGCATCGCTATGTCGTGCAGCGCCGCGTGGAGCGTGCGAAGGCGCTGCTGCTCGATGGCAGGCGCAGCGCGTCGCAGATCGCGCTCGAGGTTGGCTTCGCGCACCAGAGCCATATGACGCAGTGGATGCAGCGGCTGCTTGGTGTGGGCCCGCGTGATGTCGTTCGCGCGGGCAAGGCTGCGGCCGCTTCGGTGGACACGCTGGCCACGTAG
- a CDS encoding cupin domain-containing protein, whose protein sequence is MDRDAFVSALTAEGFTEFALVMREAGELDTHTHPFEAKALILEGEIHIRADGAERVYRPGDTFHLAANAPHTERYGPQGVQYLVARR, encoded by the coding sequence ATGGACCGTGACGCATTCGTCAGTGCACTGACAGCGGAAGGCTTTACCGAGTTTGCCCTCGTTATGCGAGAGGCGGGCGAGCTGGACACGCACACGCACCCGTTCGAGGCGAAAGCGCTCATCCTGGAAGGAGAAATCCATATCCGCGCAGACGGCGCCGAGCGCGTCTACCGGCCCGGCGACACATTCCATCTGGCCGCCAACGCACCGCACACCGAGCGCTACGGCCCGCAGGGTGTGCAGTACCTGGTGGCGCGGCGCTAG
- a CDS encoding alkane 1-monooxygenase produces the protein MATPGMVASVEWTDGKRYLWMLGALTITLPIIAAVSALATGWHPLWWAGPFIVFTIIPLLDFLIGDDRDNPPEDVVPTLEKQRYYRRIVYLATTVLYVSFAVAMWVLRTYDLAWYDYLAFAFSVGVVTGISINTAHELGHKTDGFERWLAKITLAPVAYGHFFVEHNRGHHVRVATPADPASARYGESFWEFLPRTVVGSVKSAWALEKRRLEQQGHSVWSWRNDVLNAWAMTVVLWGVCIAFVGLKAVPFLIIQAIYGASLLEVVNYLEHYGLCRQQLPSGRYERCTPQHSWNSNHVVTNLFLYQLQRHADHHANPTRSFQALRHFEHSPQLPAGYAAMILIAYVPPLWFRVMNPRVVAHYNGNMSLANIKPSIRDKVLAQYPARA, from the coding sequence ATGGCAACACCCGGCATGGTCGCGTCCGTGGAATGGACCGACGGCAAGCGCTATCTCTGGATGCTCGGCGCGCTGACTATCACGCTACCCATCATCGCGGCCGTTTCGGCGCTGGCGACGGGCTGGCATCCGCTCTGGTGGGCGGGGCCGTTCATCGTGTTTACGATCATCCCGCTGCTCGATTTCCTGATCGGCGACGATCGCGATAACCCGCCTGAAGACGTCGTCCCCACGCTGGAAAAACAGCGTTACTACCGCCGCATCGTCTACCTCGCCACCACCGTGCTCTACGTGAGCTTTGCGGTGGCGATGTGGGTGCTGCGCACGTATGACCTTGCCTGGTACGACTACCTTGCGTTCGCGTTTTCGGTGGGCGTGGTGACGGGCATCTCGATCAATACCGCGCACGAGCTTGGTCACAAGACCGATGGCTTCGAGCGCTGGCTCGCAAAGATCACGCTCGCGCCCGTGGCGTATGGCCACTTCTTCGTGGAGCACAACCGAGGCCACCACGTGCGCGTGGCCACGCCGGCTGATCCGGCAAGCGCGCGCTATGGCGAGTCGTTCTGGGAGTTTCTGCCGCGCACGGTGGTGGGCAGCGTCAAATCGGCGTGGGCATTGGAGAAGCGTCGGCTGGAGCAGCAGGGCCACTCGGTCTGGTCATGGCGCAACGATGTGCTTAACGCCTGGGCGATGACGGTGGTGCTGTGGGGTGTGTGCATCGCGTTTGTTGGGCTCAAGGCGGTGCCGTTCCTGATCATCCAGGCCATCTACGGTGCATCGTTGCTGGAGGTGGTGAACTACCTGGAGCACTACGGCCTGTGCCGCCAGCAATTGCCCAGCGGCCGCTACGAGCGATGCACGCCGCAGCATTCATGGAACAGCAACCACGTGGTGACGAACCTGTTCCTGTATCAACTGCAGCGGCATGCCGATCACCACGCCAACCCGACGCGCTCATTCCAGGCGCTGCGGCATTTCGAGCACTCGCCGCAACTGCCCGCCGGTTATGCGGCGATGATCCTGATTGCCTATGTGCCGCCGCTGTGGTTTCGCGTGATGAACCCGCGCGTGGTGGCGCACTACAACGGCAACATGTCGCTGGCGAACATCAAACCGTCGATTCGCGACAAGGTGCTGGCGCAGTATCCGGCGCGCGCCTGA